In one Mucilaginibacter sp. PAMB04168 genomic region, the following are encoded:
- a CDS encoding YihY/virulence factor BrkB family protein — MIKEYLTIKAFINGGKILKAAFGNFMTDRALKYSASLAYYTIFSLAPLLLLLISLIGIFMGQDAIQGKVFSEINGMVGNEPAKQIQDMIKHLEMSGKSTISVVIGIITLILGATSVFGEIQDSINIIWQVKAKPQKGWVKMIKDRVLSSSLIITLGFLLMVSLVINGALLAVSDRLKTFLPDFTVVIFNVINGAISFVVIAVLFGVIFKVLPDVKIQWKDIWPGALFTAVLFMIGRLLISIYIEKSGTSSTYGAAGSLIVILLWVYYTAAILYFGAEFTRAYADFKGIKIEPAEFAVHVEEKEQEKDVDVLPKQHKTDYK; from the coding sequence ATGATTAAAGAATACCTCACTATAAAAGCTTTCATTAACGGAGGCAAAATATTAAAGGCGGCTTTCGGCAATTTCATGACTGACCGCGCACTGAAGTACAGTGCCTCACTGGCATACTATACCATCTTTTCATTAGCGCCGCTGTTGTTGCTGCTGATTTCGTTAATTGGTATTTTTATGGGGCAGGATGCCATACAGGGCAAGGTATTTTCAGAGATTAACGGTATGGTAGGTAACGAGCCGGCTAAACAAATTCAAGACATGATCAAGCATCTTGAGATGTCAGGTAAATCTACCATATCGGTTGTTATTGGCATAATCACTTTAATCCTCGGTGCTACTTCAGTGTTTGGTGAGATTCAAGACTCAATTAATATCATATGGCAGGTTAAAGCCAAACCCCAAAAAGGCTGGGTAAAGATGATTAAAGATCGGGTTTTGTCATCGTCATTAATTATTACTTTGGGCTTCCTACTCATGGTTTCGCTTGTAATTAACGGTGCATTACTCGCAGTGAGCGACCGGTTAAAAACCTTTTTACCCGACTTCACCGTTGTAATTTTTAACGTCATTAACGGGGCTATCAGCTTTGTAGTAATAGCTGTGCTTTTTGGGGTGATTTTTAAAGTTCTTCCTGATGTAAAGATTCAATGGAAAGATATCTGGCCGGGGGCATTATTTACAGCTGTTTTATTTATGATCGGACGACTGCTGATTAGTATTTACATAGAAAAGTCGGGCACCAGTTCCACTTATGGTGCAGCAGGATCGTTGATTGTTATACTGTTGTGGGTGTATTACACAGCTGCCATACTCTATTTTGGTGCTGAGTTTACCAGGGCGTACGCTGACTTTAAAGGCATAAAAATTGAGCCGGCAGAATTTGCAGTACACGTAGAAGAGAAAGAACAGGAAAAAGATGTAGATGTGCTTCCTAAGCAACATAAAACTGACTACAAATAA
- a CDS encoding KpsF/GutQ family sugar-phosphate isomerase: MQEIAKRVFKDEIQSLQEAASLIDEQFTKAVDAILQSKGKLIVTGAGKSGLIGKKIAATLASTGTSSFFMHPTEAFHGDLGMIGHNDLIILISYSGETDEIIRLIPFLKWNKNKIVSITGNSSSTIATNTDFHLNVHITHEACPLKLAPTSSTTATLVMGDALAVALMEARHFQPEDFARFHPGGSLGRKLLVKVKDMMRTHKLPFIKEDVPFTELLLCMSEGRLGMVIVGDTSNVKGVITDGDLRRSLMRNPDTTTQTVAGMMNPNPVIINEDELIHQADELMIRKKITTVLVGSPENRSVKGIYQIYTR; this comes from the coding sequence ATGCAGGAAATAGCCAAAAGAGTGTTTAAGGACGAAATACAGTCACTGCAAGAAGCTGCAAGCTTAATTGACGAACAGTTTACTAAAGCTGTAGACGCTATCTTACAAAGCAAGGGCAAGCTTATTGTAACTGGCGCAGGCAAATCCGGGCTTATAGGCAAAAAGATTGCAGCCACCTTGGCCAGTACAGGCACGTCCAGCTTTTTTATGCACCCTACAGAGGCCTTTCATGGCGATTTGGGAATGATTGGGCACAACGATTTGATCATCCTTATCTCCTACTCTGGCGAAACAGACGAGATTATTCGGCTTATTCCTTTTTTAAAATGGAATAAGAACAAAATTGTAAGTATCACTGGTAATTCATCATCAACTATCGCTACCAATACTGATTTTCATTTAAACGTCCACATCACACATGAGGCCTGTCCACTTAAGCTAGCCCCTACCTCGTCAACTACTGCAACACTGGTTATGGGCGACGCACTGGCTGTAGCGCTTATGGAAGCCAGGCATTTCCAGCCAGAAGACTTTGCGCGTTTTCATCCGGGTGGCAGCCTTGGACGCAAATTATTGGTTAAGGTGAAAGATATGATGCGTACACATAAACTTCCTTTTATTAAGGAAGACGTACCGTTTACAGAACTTTTATTATGCATGTCAGAAGGGCGTTTAGGAATGGTGATTGTTGGTGACACATCAAACGTAAAAGGCGTTATAACAGACGGCGACCTGCGTCGCTCCTTGATGCGCAATCCCGATACGACTACGCAAACAGTGGCCGGGATGATGAACCCGAATCCAGTAATAATTAATGAAGATGAACTGATACACCAGGCGGATGAATTGATGATCAGAAAGAAAATTACCACGGTGTTAGTTGGTTCCCCCGAAAATCGCTCCGTTAAAGGTATATATCAAATTTATACGCGTTAA
- a CDS encoding NAD-dependent succinate-semialdehyde dehydrogenase: MSIQSINPINGKVIKTYEADTDEQVQLKTEAAHEAWQKWHLTSHGERSVLLRALAAILKKRKQELAHLMALEMGKPIKQGISEIEKCESVCTYYADHGDSFLQQQLIETEAQKSFVTFEPIGVVLAIMPWNFPFWQVFRFLAPALAAGNCGVLKHASNVPGCAIVIEELVQQAGFPPNVFKTLLVTSNKVDAIIENSLIKAVTLTGSTQAGIKVAQKAGSVLKKTVLELGGSDAYLVLDDADLELAATTCTDSRLINSGQSCIAAKRFIVVETVAERFTQLMLEKMKAKHTGDPLSEETDIGPQARVDLRDELHNQVKKSIEAGAQCILGGQLPDGENAFYPPTILTQVKKGMPAFDEELFGPVAAIITAKDEAEAVSLANDSVFGLGAAVFTQDIERGERIAATQLEAGSCFVNSLVKSDPRLPFGGIKQSGYGRELGMFGIHEFVNIKTVYVR, from the coding sequence ATGTCTATTCAATCAATTAACCCCATAAACGGAAAAGTTATCAAGACTTACGAAGCCGATACCGACGAGCAAGTCCAGTTGAAAACTGAGGCTGCACATGAGGCATGGCAAAAATGGCACTTAACTTCACACGGTGAACGATCAGTGCTTTTGCGTGCCCTTGCAGCTATATTGAAAAAGCGCAAACAGGAGTTAGCCCATTTGATGGCTCTTGAAATGGGCAAGCCCATTAAGCAAGGCATCAGCGAAATTGAAAAATGCGAGTCGGTTTGCACATACTATGCAGACCACGGCGATTCGTTTTTACAGCAACAGCTGATTGAAACGGAAGCTCAAAAAAGCTTTGTAACATTTGAGCCTATTGGCGTAGTATTGGCCATCATGCCCTGGAATTTTCCTTTTTGGCAAGTATTTCGTTTCCTGGCCCCGGCATTAGCTGCCGGTAATTGCGGCGTCTTAAAGCATGCTTCAAATGTACCGGGTTGTGCAATAGTGATCGAAGAATTAGTACAACAGGCCGGCTTTCCGCCTAATGTTTTCAAAACACTGTTAGTTACAAGCAATAAAGTTGATGCTATAATAGAAAACTCATTGATAAAAGCAGTGACTTTAACAGGCAGCACACAAGCCGGAATTAAAGTGGCCCAAAAGGCTGGATCTGTGCTGAAGAAAACAGTGCTGGAACTTGGTGGCAGTGATGCGTATTTGGTTTTAGACGACGCCGACCTTGAGCTTGCAGCCACAACCTGTACAGATAGTCGACTTATTAACAGCGGCCAAAGCTGCATAGCTGCCAAGCGGTTTATTGTTGTGGAAACGGTAGCCGAGAGGTTTACACAATTAATGCTCGAAAAAATGAAAGCCAAACATACTGGCGACCCCTTGAGCGAGGAAACAGACATTGGTCCGCAGGCACGTGTTGATTTAAGAGATGAGTTGCATAATCAGGTAAAAAAATCCATAGAAGCCGGCGCCCAATGTATATTAGGCGGGCAGTTACCTGATGGAGAAAACGCTTTTTATCCACCAACTATCCTTACCCAGGTAAAAAAAGGTATGCCCGCTTTTGATGAAGAGCTTTTTGGACCGGTGGCGGCTATCATTACAGCAAAGGATGAAGCAGAAGCTGTAAGCTTAGCTAATGATAGTGTATTTGGCTTAGGAGCTGCAGTTTTTACACAGGACATTGAACGAGGTGAAAGGATTGCTGCAACGCAGTTGGAAGCTGGTTCCTGTTTTGTAAACTCCCTTGTAAAGTCAGATCCCAGGCTTCCATTCGGTGGCATTAAGCAATCTGGATATGGCCGTGAGCTGGGAATGTTCGGCATACATGAGTTTGTAAATATAAAAACGGTTTATGTTAGGTAA
- a CDS encoding bifunctional GNAT family N-acetyltransferase/carbon-nitrogen hydrolase family protein, whose protein sequence is MEKELKNEDLKIELRTLTKDDYLGLKASMMEAYSEWEGASFWGEAHITKLVEIFPEGQICILVNGAIAGCALSLIVDYDKFGDNHTYGQITGNYTFSTHSPKGDVLYGIDFFVHPDFRGMRIGRRLYDARKEICERYNLRAIIAGGRIPKYKDYADKLTPKAYLEKVKGKEIHDPTLSFQLANDFHVRKILKGYLPGDTQSLEYASLLEWNNIYYNEEAAHINSKKSIIRLGLVQWQMRPFPNLESLCEQIEFFVDVVSDYQSDFILFPELFNAPLMTDYNHLSGAEAMRQIANFTIPLRDKFMEYAISYNINIITGSMPYLENGVLQNVGYLCRRDGSYEMYRKIHLTPAEQSAWGMVGGDNIATYDTDCGKIGILICYDVEFPELPRLLAEQGMQILFVPFMTDTQNGYTRVRSCAQARAIENECYVAIAGSVGNLPKVHNMDIQYAQSAVFTPSDFSFPSNGIKAEATPNTETTLIADVDVDLLKELHSFGAVRNLKDRRLDIYKIVNKSKK, encoded by the coding sequence ATGGAAAAAGAACTTAAAAACGAAGATCTCAAAATAGAATTACGCACGCTCACTAAAGATGATTATCTGGGCTTAAAAGCCTCTATGATGGAAGCTTATTCCGAATGGGAAGGCGCTTCCTTTTGGGGCGAAGCGCATATAACAAAGCTTGTAGAAATATTTCCGGAAGGGCAGATCTGTATACTGGTTAATGGAGCAATAGCCGGATGCGCATTGTCGCTAATAGTAGATTATGACAAGTTTGGAGACAATCATACTTACGGCCAAATTACGGGTAATTATACTTTTTCAACCCACAGCCCAAAAGGAGACGTGTTATACGGAATTGACTTTTTTGTACACCCAGACTTTCGGGGCATGCGAATAGGACGAAGATTATATGACGCCCGGAAAGAAATTTGCGAGCGATATAACCTGCGAGCCATTATTGCGGGTGGCCGTATTCCAAAATATAAAGACTATGCCGATAAACTCACACCCAAGGCATACCTCGAAAAAGTTAAAGGGAAAGAAATACATGACCCTACCCTATCTTTTCAACTGGCCAACGATTTTCACGTCAGGAAAATTTTAAAAGGGTATTTACCAGGCGACACGCAGTCACTTGAATATGCCTCGTTGTTAGAGTGGAACAACATTTACTACAACGAAGAAGCTGCGCATATTAATTCAAAAAAATCGATTATCCGGTTAGGATTAGTACAGTGGCAGATGAGGCCGTTTCCTAACCTGGAGTCGCTATGCGAGCAAATTGAGTTTTTTGTAGATGTGGTTAGTGATTATCAAAGTGATTTTATCCTGTTTCCGGAATTGTTTAATGCACCATTGATGACAGATTACAATCATTTAAGTGGTGCCGAAGCAATGCGCCAGATAGCTAATTTCACTATTCCTTTACGGGATAAGTTTATGGAATACGCCATCAGTTACAACATTAACATTATTACTGGTAGTATGCCATACCTGGAAAACGGCGTTTTGCAGAATGTTGGATATTTATGCCGGCGTGACGGATCATATGAAATGTACCGCAAAATCCACTTAACGCCTGCCGAGCAAAGCGCTTGGGGCATGGTAGGCGGCGATAACATCGCTACTTACGATACCGATTGCGGTAAGATTGGCATCTTAATTTGTTATGATGTAGAATTTCCCGAACTGCCCAGGCTATTAGCCGAGCAAGGCATGCAGATTCTTTTCGTTCCTTTTATGACTGATACACAAAACGGCTACACCCGTGTTAGGAGTTGCGCACAAGCCAGGGCTATAGAGAATGAGTGCTATGTGGCCATTGCAGGCAGCGTAGGTAACTTACCTAAGGTACACAACATGGATATTCAATATGCGCAGTCGGCCGTGTTTACCCCATCAGACTTTTCTTTTCCAAGCAATGGCATTAAGGCAGAGGCAACGCCTAATACCGAAACCACATTGATTGCAGATGTGGATGTAGACCTGCTTAAAGAACTGCATAGTTTTGGTGCAGTAAGAAACCTAAAAGACAGGAGATTGGATATTTATAAGATTGTAAACAAAAGCAAGAAGTAA
- the topA gene encoding type I DNA topoisomerase, with protein sequence MAKNLLIVESPAKAKTIEGYLGKDFTVKSSYGHIRDLVKSEDAIDIPNNFAQRYEVPADKKQVVSELKKLAKEAEMVWLASDEDREGEAISWHLFETLGLKEDKTKRIVFHEITKPAIMRAIENPRTIDYNLVNAQQARRVLDRLVGFELSPVLWKKVKPSLSAGRVQSVAVRLIVEREREINKFKAEAAFRVVAIFGKGREAFRAELPERFTQQEEAEKFLNDCIEASFTVKSLETRPTKRSPAAPFTTSTLQQEASRKLGFSVSRTMSVAQRLYESGKITYMRTDSVNLSDTALNAAEQQIVSAYGDKYHQLRKYKTKSASAQEAHEAIRPTYFNEHTIDGENAEKRLYELIWKRAIASQMSEAQFEKTTAKINISTRSEDLVANGEVMKFDGFLKVYLESSDEDEDNNQDENNAILPPLSKGQVLSLQEMSATERYSRPPARYTEASLVKKLEELGIGRPSTYAPTISTVQNRGYVLKEDREGKTRNFKVLTLKEKSIKREEKSENTGAERNKLFPTDIGAVVNDFLVQHFTGIVDFNFTANVEKQFDEIAQGLTEWTAMIKSFYFPFHEGVESTIQTADKARGERDLGIHPESGKKMSVRIGRYGPFVQIGEAEEDEKPQYASLRAGQMIETITLEDALELFKLPKKVGVYEDKEMTVAIGKFGPYIRHNSSFYSLPKGVDPMSVTEQQGIEIIEEKRKKDAEKLIKTFEENADVKILNGRWGPYIEFGKLNVKIPKGKEPTTLTYDECKALADAMEKDGKKPAGKKFAKKK encoded by the coding sequence ATGGCCAAAAACTTACTTATTGTAGAATCTCCGGCGAAAGCCAAAACTATCGAGGGTTACCTGGGCAAAGACTTTACTGTTAAGTCTAGCTATGGTCATATCCGTGATCTGGTGAAGTCAGAGGACGCCATTGATATACCCAATAACTTTGCACAAAGATATGAGGTACCTGCTGATAAAAAACAGGTAGTCAGCGAGTTGAAAAAACTAGCAAAGGAAGCAGAAATGGTTTGGCTTGCTTCCGATGAGGACCGGGAGGGTGAAGCGATCTCCTGGCACCTTTTTGAAACCTTGGGCTTAAAAGAAGATAAAACTAAACGTATAGTATTCCATGAAATAACAAAGCCTGCTATTATGCGGGCTATTGAAAACCCGCGCACTATAGATTATAACCTGGTAAATGCCCAACAAGCACGCCGTGTATTGGATCGTTTGGTGGGTTTCGAGCTTTCGCCAGTGCTCTGGAAAAAAGTAAAACCTTCTTTATCTGCCGGCCGGGTTCAATCCGTTGCTGTAAGGTTAATAGTAGAGCGCGAACGTGAGATCAACAAGTTTAAAGCCGAAGCTGCGTTTCGGGTGGTAGCTATATTTGGCAAAGGTCGTGAGGCATTCCGTGCAGAACTGCCAGAACGATTTACACAACAGGAAGAAGCAGAAAAATTCCTCAACGACTGTATTGAAGCATCGTTTACTGTAAAATCGTTAGAAACACGACCAACTAAACGCTCGCCAGCAGCTCCCTTTACAACCTCTACGCTTCAGCAAGAAGCTAGTCGCAAACTGGGATTTTCGGTTTCACGTACAATGTCGGTTGCTCAAAGGCTATATGAGTCTGGTAAGATTACTTACATGCGTACCGATAGTGTTAATTTATCTGATACCGCTCTAAATGCTGCAGAACAGCAAATTGTGTCTGCTTATGGTGATAAATATCATCAGTTACGTAAATATAAAACCAAATCGGCCAGTGCACAGGAAGCGCACGAAGCCATACGCCCTACTTATTTTAATGAGCACACCATTGATGGTGAAAACGCCGAAAAGCGCTTGTACGAGCTGATCTGGAAGCGCGCTATTGCATCACAAATGAGTGAGGCCCAGTTTGAAAAAACCACGGCCAAAATAAACATCTCAACCCGGTCTGAAGATCTGGTTGCCAATGGCGAGGTGATGAAATTTGACGGCTTTTTGAAAGTTTACCTTGAGTCGAGTGACGAAGATGAGGATAACAACCAGGACGAAAACAACGCGATTCTTCCACCGCTTTCCAAAGGTCAAGTTTTAAGCCTGCAGGAAATGTCGGCTACTGAACGTTACTCGCGGCCTCCTGCACGCTATACAGAAGCAAGTCTGGTAAAAAAGTTGGAGGAATTAGGTATTGGCCGCCCATCTACTTATGCGCCTACCATTTCAACGGTGCAAAACCGTGGTTATGTCTTAAAAGAAGATCGAGAAGGCAAAACCCGTAATTTCAAGGTTTTAACGCTTAAAGAAAAATCCATAAAGCGCGAAGAAAAGTCTGAAAATACAGGCGCCGAACGTAACAAACTGTTCCCTACAGATATTGGTGCTGTTGTAAATGACTTTTTGGTACAGCACTTTACTGGCATTGTCGACTTTAATTTTACTGCTAATGTCGAAAAGCAGTTTGATGAGATTGCCCAGGGTTTAACCGAGTGGACAGCTATGATCAAAAGCTTCTACTTTCCTTTTCACGAGGGTGTAGAGAGTACAATTCAAACTGCAGATAAAGCTCGCGGTGAACGTGATTTAGGCATCCATCCCGAAAGCGGCAAGAAAATGTCGGTCCGTATCGGTCGCTATGGACCATTTGTACAAATAGGCGAAGCTGAAGAAGACGAAAAGCCTCAATACGCCAGTTTAAGGGCTGGCCAGATGATTGAGACGATCACTTTAGAGGATGCGCTGGAATTGTTCAAACTGCCCAAAAAAGTTGGTGTGTATGAGGACAAAGAAATGACCGTAGCCATCGGCAAGTTTGGTCCGTATATCAGACACAACAGCAGCTTTTATTCTTTACCAAAAGGCGTTGACCCCATGAGTGTAACGGAACAGCAGGGTATTGAAATAATTGAGGAGAAACGTAAAAAAGACGCTGAAAAGCTTATTAAAACGTTTGAAGAAAATGCTGATGTTAAAATTTTGAACGGACGCTGGGGACCATATATCGAATTTGGTAAATTAAACGTTAAAATACCTAAGGGCAAAGAGCCCACTACTTTAACCTACGACGAGTGTAAAGCGCTGGCCGATGCCATGGAAAAGGACGGCAAGAAACCGGCAGGCAAAAAGTTTGCTAAAAAGAAATAA
- the mnmA gene encoding tRNA 2-thiouridine(34) synthase MnmA yields MSKHGRILVAMSGGVDSSVAAIMLHEQGYEVIGLTMKTWDYASAGGSSKETGCCSLDSINDARSLAVGYGFPHYILDIRNEFGNYVIDNFVDEYLAGRTPNPCVLCNTHIKWEALLKRADKLDCEFIATGHYANIRLQDSGRYVVSKGRDENKDQSYVLWGVSQQNLARTRFPLGSFAKAEIRQMALDYGQVELAGKSESYEICFVPDNDYRAFLRHKVQDLDTRVGAGNFVLTDGTVVGKHQGYPFYTIGQRKGLGIALGQPMFVTKINPVDNTVVLGTQEELHRKEAWVRNLNLVKYENINEPLQAVTKIRYKDAGAESTIVQLGDHIKVDFHHQVSGIAPGQSAVFYEGNDLLGGGFLM; encoded by the coding sequence ATGAGTAAGCACGGTAGAATCTTAGTAGCCATGAGTGGTGGTGTTGATAGTTCAGTAGCAGCAATTATGCTACATGAGCAGGGCTATGAAGTAATTGGGCTTACCATGAAAACCTGGGATTACGCTTCTGCGGGTGGAAGTTCTAAGGAAACCGGCTGTTGTAGTTTGGATAGCATTAATGATGCCCGATCATTAGCAGTGGGTTATGGCTTTCCACATTATATATTGGATATACGCAATGAGTTTGGCAATTACGTAATAGACAATTTTGTTGACGAGTATTTGGCCGGCCGTACACCTAACCCATGTGTTTTGTGTAATACCCATATTAAATGGGAAGCTTTACTTAAACGTGCAGACAAGCTAGATTGTGAATTTATAGCAACCGGGCATTACGCCAATATCCGCTTACAAGATAGCGGTCGCTATGTGGTATCTAAAGGTCGCGATGAAAACAAAGACCAGTCTTACGTACTTTGGGGCGTATCGCAACAAAACCTGGCTCGTACAAGATTTCCGTTAGGCAGTTTTGCAAAAGCAGAGATCAGGCAAATGGCATTAGATTACGGGCAGGTTGAATTGGCTGGCAAAAGCGAAAGCTATGAAATATGCTTTGTTCCTGATAACGACTATAGGGCATTCCTTCGCCATAAAGTACAGGACTTGGACACACGTGTAGGTGCTGGTAACTTTGTGTTAACTGATGGAACGGTAGTGGGCAAGCATCAGGGCTATCCGTTTTACACCATCGGCCAGCGTAAGGGGTTGGGCATAGCCTTAGGGCAGCCTATGTTCGTAACCAAAATAAATCCGGTCGATAATACAGTAGTTTTGGGAACGCAAGAAGAATTGCACCGTAAAGAAGCATGGGTGCGTAACCTGAACCTCGTGAAGTATGAAAACATTAACGAGCCTTTACAGGCCGTTACTAAAATACGCTATAAAGATGCCGGTGCCGAAAGCACCATCGTACAGCTGGGCGATCACATAAAGGTAGATTTTCACCATCAGGTGTCGGGTATTGCGCCTGGTCAATCCGCTGTGTTTTACGAGGGTAATGATCTGCTGGGCGGTGGTTTCTTGATGTAA
- the kdsA gene encoding 3-deoxy-8-phosphooctulonate synthase, whose translation MTLFEQIQQKPFFILGPCVMESQDLLYQVAEQVARVGQQYNIPVIFKSSFDKANRTSIGSYRGPGLEKGLEMLQKVKERFNLPLTTDIHESYQAAVAGQVVDILQIPAFLCRQTDLLVAAAQTGKVVNVKKAQFLSGQDMFYPAQKVLEAGNQQVILTERGNMYGYNNLAVDFRNIHDMKSFGHPVCMDCTHSVQRPGGAGGKTGGDRTFVPMMAQAAKAFGADGYFMEVHPDPDNALSDGPNMIKLSDLDKVIEPLLS comes from the coding sequence ATGACACTTTTTGAACAAATACAGCAAAAACCTTTCTTCATTTTGGGCCCTTGTGTGATGGAAAGCCAGGACCTGTTATATCAGGTAGCCGAACAGGTTGCCCGCGTTGGCCAGCAGTACAATATACCGGTTATTTTCAAATCATCATTTGATAAGGCAAACCGTACCTCTATCGGCTCCTACCGTGGCCCTGGCCTGGAGAAAGGCCTGGAAATGCTTCAAAAGGTAAAAGAGCGCTTCAACTTACCCCTAACTACTGATATACACGAAAGTTACCAGGCTGCGGTAGCTGGTCAGGTAGTAGATATTTTGCAGATACCAGCCTTCTTGTGCCGCCAAACCGATTTGCTGGTAGCTGCTGCCCAAACCGGAAAAGTAGTTAATGTTAAAAAAGCGCAGTTTCTGTCAGGTCAGGATATGTTTTACCCTGCCCAAAAAGTACTTGAAGCAGGAAATCAACAGGTTATCCTTACCGAACGCGGCAATATGTACGGCTACAATAATTTAGCTGTTGATTTTAGGAATATACACGACATGAAATCTTTTGGCCATCCGGTTTGCATGGATTGTACGCACTCGGTGCAACGCCCTGGTGGTGCTGGTGGCAAAACCGGTGGCGACCGGACGTTTGTACCAATGATGGCTCAGGCAGCCAAGGCGTTTGGAGCTGATGGTTATTTCATGGAGGTTCATCCCGATCCTGATAATGCCTTAAGTGATGGCCCTAACATGATCAAGCTAAGTGATTTGGATAAAGTAATTGAGCCATTATTAAGCTAA
- a CDS encoding RNA polymerase sigma factor RpoD/SigA: MRQLKISQSITNRETQSLDKYLTEIGKVDLISAQEEVILAQKIREGDQAALERLTKANLRFVVSVAKQYQNQGITLGDLINEGNLGLIKAAGRFDETKGFKFISYAVWWIRQSIISAIGDQSRAVRLPLNQVTAISKIRKAQSKLEQEFEREATPEELALNLETTVERISDSLSISGRHISVDAPFQQGEEGTLLDVMHSSDPTTDNMMIHDSLSIELYRSLSRLGDRDREVLILFYGLGGGNTHTLEEIGEKLRLTRERVRQLKDKALQNIKRSSRSGVLQSYL; encoded by the coding sequence ATGAGACAACTAAAAATATCCCAATCCATTACCAATAGGGAAACGCAGTCCTTAGATAAATACTTGACCGAGATAGGTAAAGTAGACCTGATTTCAGCTCAGGAGGAAGTTATCCTGGCACAAAAGATCAGGGAAGGTGATCAGGCTGCGTTAGAGCGGCTTACTAAAGCTAATTTACGCTTTGTGGTATCGGTTGCTAAACAATATCAAAATCAAGGTATTACGTTAGGCGATTTGATCAATGAAGGGAATTTAGGCTTAATTAAAGCCGCCGGTCGTTTTGACGAAACGAAAGGATTTAAATTTATCTCATATGCCGTTTGGTGGATTCGCCAATCAATCATTTCAGCAATCGGAGACCAATCACGCGCAGTAAGGTTGCCGCTAAATCAGGTGACTGCCATAAGCAAGATCAGAAAGGCTCAATCAAAGTTGGAGCAGGAGTTTGAACGGGAGGCTACACCTGAGGAACTTGCTTTAAACCTGGAAACAACTGTTGAAAGGATAAGCGATTCGCTGAGCATTTCAGGAAGGCATATTTCTGTAGATGCACCTTTCCAACAGGGCGAAGAAGGTACGTTGCTGGATGTAATGCACAGTAGCGATCCTACCACAGACAATATGATGATTCATGACTCTCTGAGCATTGAACTTTATCGTTCACTCTCAAGGCTAGGAGATCGGGACCGTGAAGTTTTGATTTTATTTTACGGCTTGGGCGGAGGAAATACGCATACCTTGGAAGAGATTGGAGAAAAGCTCCGCCTAACACGCGAACGGGTTAGACAGCTAAAGGATAAGGCATTGCAAAACATTAAGCGCTCATCCAGAAGTGGCGTGCTACAGTCATACTTATAA
- a CDS encoding DUF3140 domain-containing protein, whose translation MDKHLNTDEQQEIYIEFKELVNMTASSLEKWLKTDESKKVGWDSGDGESVGHKSGEKIVSLLYKNKGELQQADYLHMQKVVGYIKRHSAQKPSGDVANSNWNYSLKNWGHDYSKK comes from the coding sequence ATGGACAAGCATCTAAATACAGACGAACAGCAGGAAATATATATTGAGTTTAAAGAGCTGGTAAACATGACGGCTTCATCCCTTGAAAAATGGCTTAAAACCGATGAATCAAAAAAAGTAGGTTGGGACAGTGGCGACGGCGAGTCGGTGGGTCACAAATCGGGCGAAAAGATAGTAAGTCTTCTGTATAAAAATAAAGGCGAGCTGCAGCAAGCAGACTACTTACATATGCAGAAGGTTGTTGGTTACATTAAACGTCACTCCGCCCAAAAACCTTCAGGCGATGTAGCTAACAGCAATTGGAATTACTCCCTTAAAAATTGGGGGCATGATTATTCCAAGAAGTAA
- a CDS encoding cold-shock protein → MQQGTVKFINETKGFGFITPNDGGSEIFVHSTGLIDNIRESSVVSFDVEQGRKGPNAVNVKLA, encoded by the coding sequence ATGCAACAAGGAACAGTTAAATTTATTAATGAGACTAAAGGTTTCGGATTTATCACTCCAAATGATGGTGGAAGCGAGATCTTTGTTCACTCAACCGGTCTAATTGACAACATTCGTGAGAGCAGCGTTGTTAGTTTTGACGTAGAGCAAGGCCGTAAAGGTCCTAACGCCGTAAATGTAAAGTTAGCTTAA